In Chthonomonadales bacterium, the genomic window ATCACGTAGCCGCGCGCGTCGCGAGGGATGTCCTCGTTGCCCCAGTCCGGGTAGCGCCAGGCCCCGGTGTAGTCGTACTGCGCGTAGGGTAGCGCCTCGCCGCGGCGGAAGATGGCCTTGAGCCGGTCGTTCTCGAACTCCATGGTGTCGGGGATGGCGGCCGGCTTGCCGTTGGAAACGATGCCGGCGTAGACGTCGGGCATGTAGACGGCGGACTCGGGAGTGCGACGGGCGTGACGGCGCAGGTAGTCCGCGGCGGCCGTCGCACTCACGAAGACGACCTTCTCCGAGCGGGCCCGGCGCGACAGGTACTGAAGGAAGTGGCGGTTGACGGCGGCCATGTCCGGCCAGACGCCGTTGAACTCGATGCCGCAACTCACCATGAGCGGAGCGCCCGTCTGCCCCGCGGCCTGCGCGAAGCACTCGAAGAAGGCGGCCTCCCGGGCGATCAAGGCATCATCCACCACGCGCCGGCGGGTGACGCCGGAGTACTGGTCGAGCGCATAGGCGATCGCTCCCTCGAAGGAGTAGACGCAGTCGTAGTCGCGGCACTCCACGGTCTGCCGCTCACACTGCTGCACGCCGACCATCGCTCCGGACCCGCCGGCTCCCGGCTTGCGGAAGTCCTCGCGGCTAACGAAGTAGGGGCGCGCGGGCATTCCCCAGTGATTGATCTTGAAGGGGCCGTCGCCCCAGTTCTGATCGGCGCACAGGGCCCCGAGCAGGTCATAGCCGAGCGAGCGCGCCACGCGGGCGGGCCCGTTGCCCATTCCGTAGGTGTAGAGGCTGCGCAGGGGGCGCGGGAAGCGATGCATCGGCCAGATCTCGCGGTAGCCGCCCAGCACGGCGCGCTGCACCTCCTCCGGCTCGTCGTAGAACACCGTCTTGTCGTCCGGAAGATAGTCGCCGCCCATGAAGACCATCAGGCCGGGGTCATCGCCGTGGCGGCGGGCCAGGCGGCTCGGGCCGGCGAAGGCCTCCGCGGAGGCGCGCCCACCGAAGAGCAGCAGTTCCGCCCAGTAGCTGAAGGGCAGGCCGAGGGCGTGGAAGTCGGGCTCCGGTCGCGGCTCCCGGTGGCTGGTGGAGTTGAGGACCACCACGAGCCAGGAGTCGTCGATCACAGAGAAGGCGCGGCGAAACTCGGGCACGTCGCCGCCCACATCGCAGGCCCAGCGCACCTGATAGCTGCCCGGTCCGGGCGGGCGCCAGCGCCACGCGGCCGTGTAGAAATCGGGCGCCTCCCGCTTCCAGAGGAGCGCTTCCTCGCGCCGCTCCGGGCTCGCGTCGTGGACGCCGCGAACCACCTCGAGGGCGGCATTCGGGGGCTTCGCGGAGCGCGCTCGGACCGTGAGCGTCACTTCCTCGCCCGGTCGCAGCAGCTCCGGGGCAAGCTCTACGTGCACGCGCACCAGGTCGTCGATCGCCTCACGGTGCCGCTCATAGTCGCGCTGTATCCCCTCGATCCCCTCGCGGATGCGGCGGGCGCGTTCGCCGCCCGCGCCGCCCGGGCTGGCCTCTTGCGCGCCCGACGGGGCGGCGAGCGCGGCGGGCGCGGCAACGGCCAGAGCGCCCACACGGACCAGGAAGTCGCGGCGGCTCTCCCCGGAGGCGCTCATGGCTGGCCCTTCTCTTCCGCCGGGGCGCCGGCCGCCTCGATCCAGAGCACGTCACACAGGCGCGCGCGCGCCTCCTCGAAACTCATGGTCCCCTCCAGGCCCGATCCCGAGTCGCGGATGACGAAGGTGCCGCCGCCTGGCAGCGCCGGGTCCTGCCGGTAGGCGACGATCAGCACGCTGTGGTAGGAGCCGGCGCACACCGGCCAGCCCGCGCGCAGTACGCGCTGGATCGCGGTCAGGTGTCCTTCGGTGATTCCCGTCATGCCATCGTTGGGCTTGATCCAGTGCATGCGCGGCCCCTGCCCGCGGATCGCCGCGGCCGTGCGCTCGGCTCGGCGCGAGGGAAGGTACTCCGCGTAGAAGCGCGGGGCGTAGGGCATCTCGGCCTCCAGGCAGATCCCGTGGCGCTCGAAGCCTCTCCAGAGGTCCGCGAAGAACTGTCCGCGGTCCTCCGTGCGGTTGCCGATCACCTGGTTCGTGGCCCAGTTAAGGTACTCCGGGCTGAGGATAACCGGGCCACGCCGCTGCTTCGAGAGGGCGAACTCCAGGGCGCCAGTTACCGTGAAGACGGAGCAAGCGCCACGCGCACCCTGGGGCCGAATGGGCAGCTTGAGTTCCCGGAAAAGTGGGCGCAGATCGGCGCCATCCGCGGTGGGCGCCAGCCGTGCCAGAGCGGGCGCCGAGGCGCAGGCGGCGCATACGAGAAGCGCCATCGGATATCGCAACGGTACTCCCCCTCTCGCGCCGTGAGCGCGCAAGTACGGCGCCTACCACGGCCTCGGCGGTGTGCCGACAAGGAGGCGGGCTGCCCCGCGTCGTAGTTGGCCCCAACTGCACGCGAGGAGGCCCCCCCATGCACACCGCACCGCCGCCGCCCATCTATACCTATACGCTGCGCCATGAGGCCACGCGCGATGCCTACGACGAGGCGGCGGCCGCCGCCACCATCCAGGGCATCGTCAACCGCCGACAGCCCACCCTCTACCTGCTCTCGGACCGCGACCGGCGGCCGCGCTACTGGCTCGACCTCTTCGCCCGGCCAGGCGAGTGGCTGCACGGACGCGAGGAGAAGCCGCTGGCGGACCTGGACGCGCTCGTGCGACTGGCCGGCCGACGCCTCAAGGGCGCCGTCATCTGGGACCCCGCCGTGCCCGCCACCCTGAACGTGGCCACCACCCTCGCCGGCATCGAGGACGCCGTCGTCCTCAGCCCCGAGCTCGCCGAGCGCAAGCTGCCCGAGTGGAAACTGAAGGTGGTACGCGACCTGCGCGGCATGTTCGACGGCTCCGTCTCCGGCAGCCGTAAGAACGACGCCGTTCGATGGTCCATCGGCGAGCACCTCGCGCGCAGCGCCTGCTCCGCCCATCTCTTCTGTCTCTACGAGGATTCCTTTTCCACGCGCAACCGCGGCAACATCGGCTACGTGGTGACGCGCGACTGGGCTGTCAGGAACCGCTCCTTCGTTTTCGACCTCTCCCCCTGGGGCGACGAGAAGCCCGGCGACGACCCGGAGCAGCCGATGGGTACCGACCTGACCACCTACCGCATGCTGCTGGAGGAGATGCTGCGCCAGTCGGCCGGCAAGCAGATGACCGAGATGGCCGGCTTCTTCGCCTTCGCCAAATACAGCAACGTGCCCGGCCACGCCAGCCGCCACGACCCGGTGCCCACCGAGTGGGAGACCGTCTGGCTCATCTCGCCCTACAACTGCTATCAGAACACGGCGGCCAGCGACTGCTATAACCAGTCGTTCCACAGCCACGCCCCGCGCACCCCGCTGCGGCAGGCTCGCCCGGCCCCGTCGCCGCGCCTGGAAGACAAGACGTACCTCTGTATTCTGATGGCCGACTACGACTCGGCCACCCCCCTCTATTCCTTTCTGCCCAACCACTGGGACGACCCGGGACGCGGCAGTCTGCCTCTCTGCTGGGGCATCAACCCGAACCTGGTGGAGACCTACCCCGACATCATTCGCCACATCTACGCGACGGCCTCGCCCAACGATCACTTTGGGTCCGACGCCAGCGCTGCCGGCTACATGAACCCCAACCGCGTTGCGCCGGAGTATCTTCCCCTCTTCGTGCGCCACAACCGCCGCTTCTTCCGCGAGACGGACATGACCATGGCGCCCATGGTGCTCGACTGGGACCAGCCCTCGGACGCCGTGAAGGATGCCTTCACCAAGTTCGCGCCGGACGGGCTGGCCACCATCGTGATGGACCTGCACGGAACGGGCGGCAAGCTGCCGGAGCCCCACGTGTGGAAGGGCATGCCGGTGCTCGAGCTCATCAACGAGGCGTGCAACTTCGCCGGTGTGGAGAAGACCGCCGAGACCATGTCGAGCGCCCTCTCGGCGCGCGGCTCCGCCAAACCGGCTTTCCGCTTCTTCCGGATCGTGTGGACCTCGCCCACTCAGGTCGCCGAGACGATCCAGGCGCTGCGCCGCCTGCGCCCGGAGCTCGATATCGAGGTGGTGGACCCCTACACCTTCTTCGCGCTGTTCAAGCAGCACTCCGGCCGGCCGTAGTCGGCCGGAGTGGCGACTGGATTCGTGCCCCCTACGCGGTCACGTCGCGATAGTAGCGCTGGTAGTCGCGATACCACGCCGCGGCGGCGGGGCCCAGTGAGGGCCGGCCGAACTGATAGTAACCCCATGCGACGATGCGCTCGGCGTACTCGGCGGCCAGGCGCAGCTTGCTCTGCAATCGCTCAATCGGCACAGCGCGCCAGGGAGCGCTCTTCACCGCGGAGTGATGGATCCGCCCGTAGCGCTTCACGTATTCCTCGATGCTCGGGCACTCGAACTCGGCCGTCTCCACGTTGGCCCAGAAGCGCGCTCCGCCGGCGCGGCACGCATCGCGCATCGCCGTGAAGAAGGGGCGGCGCTGCGCGTTCGTCACGTAGGAGAAGTGCTCCCCGCTGTCCTGAAGCATGATGACGTCGAAGCCGCTCCGACGAATCAGTTTGGCCCAGTAGTCGCGATACTCGTTCGGCTCGGCGTAGCGGAACTGGCCGAAGACCTGGTCGCGGTCCAGGATGAAAAAGGGCGAGAGGGTGACCGGCTTGTCGGGAACGGCCTTCTTGCAGGCAGAGACGAGGGCCGGGTAGACCGTGTTGAGATAGTCGGCCATGCGGTCCCACGCCACGTAGACCTCGTGGGGCACATACCAGGCGAAGAAGGCCGGATGGTCACCGTAGCGCCGGGCGATCTCGGCGATGTTGGCGCCGATCGCCTTGCGCTCCGCGGCGGCATCGAGCGTGCCGTACCAGTTGGGCGTCGAGCCGATGTCCAGGATGACCTGGGTGCCGACCCCGGCACACACGTCGAGCAGGTCGCGCACGGGGTCGGCGGCGCCCGCGCTCCAGGCCGGCGTGATGTGCGATAGCCAGAGCAGGTCGAAGCCGATGGCCCGCTCCTCGGCGATCTCCCGCTCCCAGCCGGCGCGGCCCTCGCTCCTGGCGAGGGCCTGGTCGTAGGGGCGCAGGTTGCCCGAGATGACGGGCGCGCAGCGCAGCTTCGCGGGCCTGAGGTCGGGGTCCCCCGGCAGTCGCAGGTCGAGGTCGCGCTCGTGCGGCACCTCGTAGTCGGTAGGGTTCTGCGCGGGGTCATACTCCGTGAAGTTCGTCACCAGCGCGCCCGACTTTTTCGGCACGAGCTCGACGGCGCGCTCGAGTTTGACCACGCGGCGCGCCGGCCGGCGGGCGAGGTCGGCACGGGCGAGCTCGGCGGCCAGGCCCCGGGCGGCCTCTCCCCAGGGCGTCGGCGAGAGGTCGGCGTTGAGCCACGCCATCTGGTAGGGCGTGTCGGCCGTCGAGGCTCCCTCGGCGCCTTCGGGGAACTGCAGGTACCAGGTGGTCCAGCCGGAGATGTGGCCGATGGTGCCGCGAACGATGGCCTCCTGAGCCCGCGCGGTGCGCCGCGAGTCCGGCGTGGCGTAGGTGAACTCCTCCAGAATGAGCGGCATGGGCCGCCCGGCGTGCGAGAAGCGCGCCAGCACCTCGATCTCCGGCACCACCTTCTCCACCGGACGGTTGTTGGAGGTCTCTCCCTCGGCGTAATTGGCGTGGAGCGTCATGTAGTCGATGTAGGGGGTCTCCTCGGCGGGCGTGTAGCCTAGGAAGTGGCGCGCGGCTCCCTCCCACAGGTTCCATGAGCGCATATGGTTGCTGATGGTGACCATATGGTTGGAGTCGACGGCGCGGATGGCGGCGAGCTGCGGGCGAAAGTAGCGCAGAGTGGCCCACTCGCGGAAGTTCTGGTAGTCCAGGATCCTGGCGTCGGGGTCCTTGTAGCGCCTGGCGGCCGCGTCGTAGGCGTAGTCGACGATCGGGATCTCCTCCGGCGCGGCGTGCGCCGTGCCCCAGGCGCGGTTGACGCGCTCCATGCTTCCGTACTTCGCCAGCACCCAGTGCCGCCAGTACCACAGGGCGATGGGGCCCTGCAGCAGCCCGATCTCCGCCTCGGGCGGCGCCCAGGGCGGGGTCATGTTGCCGTTGGGCATCGACCACTCCGCGCAGGGCGTGTAGGAAAAGACAGCGGGGTCGGTCCGCAGGCGCGTGGCGAGCACCGTCCAGAAGGCGCCAAGGATGTCCAGTGAGTCCGGGCCAGCATCCGTGCGCCACGGCTGGCGGCCGTAGTACTGCCCGCCCTCCTGCCACCATCGGCAGCCCGAGACGCCCCATTCGGAGAGGCAGACCACGGCGCGGATGCCGTGCTTGCGAGAGAGGGCGAGGTAGCTATCCAGGTTATCCAGGTAGCCCGGCGCCACGCGAGCCTCACCCGGCTGCTGCGGGTCCGGCAGGAGCGAGCCGATCGGCAGGAAGACCTTCAGCAGGTTGATCCCCTGTCGAGCGCACGCCTCCAGGATCCGTTCGTAGCGGTCGGGCGCGTAGCGCGGCCCGAAGATGTTGAGGTCCTCCTTGGACGTGAGCACCAGGTTGGCTCCGAAGGGCACGAAGCGCCGGTGCGAACGCGCGGTCTCGAAGGTCCATCGGTCGGGCGCGACGCGAATGAGCTCGTCCGCGTCGCCGCGCGTCGCCCCGGTGGCGCCAGCCTCGCCGGACCACGCCAGCATCGCGGCCGCGCCGGCCGCCTCAACAAACTCGCGCCGGCTCAGATTCTCCAGTTGCATTGATTCCTCTCTCATCGCACCAGCAGCCCCGGGGGCCGCGCTGGACTCAGTACGCGCCGTGGATTCGGGCGACCTCGATCATGGCGCGGATGTTCTCGTCCGGCGTGTCCCGACCGCACTGATCGCCGGTGGAGAGGATGAACCCTCCACCCTCCGCGGCGTCATCGATCGCCTCTCGCGAAGCGCGGGCGACGTCGTCGGGCGATCCGCGGAGCATCACGTCGGTGGTGTGCAGGTTGCCCATCAGGCTCAGGCGCCGCCCATACTCGCGCTTGGCGCGGCGCAGATCGCAGTCGCCCATGGGCCGGATCTCGAGCGGGTTGATGCTGTCGAGGTCGGATTCCTCGGCCGCGATGCGTACCAGGGCATACTCTGGCCCGCAGCAGTGGATCTGCGAGAGGACTCCGGCGGACCGGCAGCGGGCGGTGATCGCCTGTAGGGTGGGCAGCGCCAGCCGACGGAAGATGGGCTCCGGGTTGAAGATCATGAAGCCGGACACACCGATCAGCAGCAAGTCGGGCGCGAGCGTCACGGCCTCGTCCACCCATCGCAGGATGTCGTGATGGGTCTTCTCACAGCGAGCGGCCACGGCGGCGGGGTCGTCGTAGAACTCGTAGGTCGACTCCGGGTGCTGCCCCAGGCCGGGCAGCCCCACGGAGACCCCCACCACCCCGTCCTCCCCCATGCGCTCGCGCGCGGCGTGGAATGCCTCCAGGCCGGGGTAGCGAGTGCGCGGCTCCACGTCCTCCCACGAGGGTGGCGAACCCTCCGGCAGGCCGACCCTGGCGAGCGGGACGCAGGCGGTTGGCGGGTCGGCCACGTAGTAGACGTGGCACCAGTCGGTCCAGCGCTCCGCGCCGTCGACGCGCGCGTGCAGGCGGGTGTAGATGCGCTCTGGCGTGCGCGCCACGATCGCCTCGCGCCACTCCGGCCCGCGCTCACGCGCCTCCGTCTGGTAGGGGAACTCGACGGGCACGGAGGGCAGCCAGCCGTCGAACCCGAAGTGGCGCGCGGCGTCGATGTAGGCCTGCCAGAGCGGTGGATCTTGGTAGAGGTAGATGTCCCAGAACGCCTTACCCGTGAGCCGACAGGGGATCATGTTGGAGATGTCTGGCGCGACCGGCACGCGGTCCGGCTGTCGATTGGCCATTGCCGTCATCATCCGCTCTCTTGGCGTGGATCTCCTCACGTGCGCCTCCCCGGACCTCAGCGGCCCGCTCCGTCACGCGTTATGCGGCACGCGATGTCGCGGCGGAACGCCGGCGCGGTGAGCCGAAGCCGTCCGCGCTCCGCGCGCGCGGATTCGCGCCGCACCACGCGGCCGCGCCATGTGTCCCACCACTCCACGCGCCAGGCGCCGTCGCGCGCGGGCACCGTGAGCTGCGTCCCGTGGATAGGCTCCGGCTCCGGCTGGTCCCAGTTCACCCAGATGCTCGCGCGGTTCCGCACCCAGAGCACGATCGTGCCGCGGCCGGCCAGGCCCAGCGCGCGCACGGACGGCGGGCCGACGCGCGTCAGGGCGTAGCCCATCACCTGGATCCAGCTCGTGGTCGGCGCGGCGTTCTCCACCGCGATCTCATGCCTGCCGGGCGGAACCCGCGCCGTGAATCCCTCGCGGTAATCGCAGTACCAGGCGTTCCACTGCGGGTCGCGGGCGGAGAGCTTCCCCGGCACGTCGCGCGCGGGAAGGTCCACCGCGCAAGCGACCGCGTTGTCCACCCGGATCTCCAGCCGTGGGCCGGCGAACGCGCGCCCCACGTGCACTGTGAACGTGCCGCCGTGCGGGTAGTCGACGGCGAAGCGCGGGACGACTCGCTCCTTGCCGCGCCCGCGGGCCAGAAGGTAGGCGGGCGGGCGCTCCTCGCCGGCGAGCTTGCCGTGGGCATCCACCGCGAAGGGGCCGGCGCGGGCATCGCCGAAGCCGCCGATGCCGCCGAACGCGGCCGTGGCCACGGTGCGGCGCCCCTGGCCGGGCACCGTGGCCTGCACGGGCACCGGCCGGAACCTCTCGCCCGGCCAGTCGATGCGAACGGCGAACGCGCGCAGCGGCGGGAAGGCGCGGTAGAGGCCATGGCGGTCGATGAACTCCCACCACCAGGCGAGCGCACCGCCGGACGCGCCGGATGCCACGCTGGCCCAGAGGCCGTTGTGCAGGCAGATCCCCGTAGGATCCAGGCCCTCCGGGTCGGCCTGGTTGTCCCAGCCGAACTCCGTCACCATCGTCGGCTTGACGTAGCGCGCCGTCATCTCGCGGACCCGGTGCCCGAGCGTCAGGGCGGCGTCCGGCGTGCTGTAGGCGTGGATCTGCGTGTAGTCCACCTCCGGCAGCCGCCAGTGGTTCTCGTCGCCGGCCTCGCTGCTGTAGGAGGTGGTGAACAACCGGTCGTAGGGATCCACGCTCGCCAGGTGGCGCGCGAGGCGGCGCAGGAAGGCGCCGAGCGCGGCCGACAGCTTCTCGCTGTTCGCGCGCCGAGGATAGTCCCAGCCCTCCTGACCGTCGAGCTGCGTTCCGCCGTCGAGTTCCGCGACCGGCTCCCACGCCATGATGTTCGGGCTGTAGCCCCAACGCGCCGCGATGTAGCGCACGCGCCGGGCATAATAGCGCCAGGCCGCCTCGCTCGTGTAGAAGTCGTTGGGCCCGGCGCACGGGCCGCCGCGCGCGACGTTGTACGGGTTGTCCTTCCAGTCGGCGCTCGGGCGCAGCGCGCCGTGCACGTCGAAGGAGAGCTTCAAATAGACGCCGTTGCGGCGGGCCGCCTCCACCACCCGGTCCAGGCGGGCCGCGCGCTCCTGGTCGTAGGAGCCAAGGGTGCGCCACTCGATCGCCGTGTCGTGCGGCATCATGATGAAGTAGGTGGCGTTCTCGCCGTGCGCCCGCATCTTCGGGAAGTAGGCGCGCGCGTCGGGCAGGCCCCAGGGCACGTCGTGGCCGATCGGGAAGAACGGCTTCCCGCTGTCGAAGGCGAAGTAGCGCGGGTCGCGGCGACTGACGCGCACGAAGCCGGGATCGCGCGACGGAGTCACGGTGAACGAGCGCCAGGGGCTCGCCGCGGAGGCGCCCCCGGCGCGCGCCGCCAGGCGGACCTGGTAGCGACCGAGCCGCGATGGCGTGAACCGCACGCGCCACTCGGCCCGCCCTCGCGGCACGAGGGTCACGGCTGGCGGCCGGTTCCGCCAGCGCCACACGAGCCGGTTCCAGCGGTTCGGGCGCAGTTCTCCCCCGCGCTCGCCCACCCGCCGGAACGTCGCGGTAGCGGAGGAGGCGTCCTCATAGGCCAGGTAGACGGGCCCGACGGGGCCCTCGACTCGCGGGTAGACCCAGGCAACCAGGCCGCGGTAGGCGCGCCAGTCCGCGCCCGGCATCGGAAGCACGGCCGAGGGCCAGGTCTCCTTCCCTCCCCCGGCCTCCGCGCCGAGCGAGAGCGCGCGCCGGCCGGAGTGCGGGGTCTGCTCGCTCCAGGCGACCCGCGCGCCGCCGTAGCCGTGCCAGCGCGGCGCCTCGCCCCGCTCCATGTCATCGACGGGCACCTCCCGCCCGCGCGAGTCCAGAAGAGCCACGTCGTCTACGAGCAACTCCAACGGGGAGCTCGGCGGCCAGTCCCTTCGCGTCACGAACAGCTTGAGCGACCGCACGCTCTGGCGCGGCCGCGAAGCGGGCGACTCCTCGGCGTACGGCTCATACCAGAAGGCCGGCACGCGCAGCGTACATCCGCCCGGCGCGAGGATCTCGGCCTGGACGTCGATTTCGCCGGGGTCGTAGGGGTTGTCCCAGGCGCGCGTGATGTCGGCGGCCATCTCGAAGCGCGCATAGCGCTCCACGCGCGGGGTGAGGATGCGCACGGAGCGGATGGCGGGGGCCGCTAAGGCAGCGGGTCCCGCCGTGACGAGCGCCGCCGCCATGCACAACAGCGCGCGCGGGGGGCCGGAGCGATGGGCAGGGACCGCCGAGACGATCGGCGGCCCTGCCCCAGCAGAACAACAACCATTCGAGCCGGCTACGGGCACATGAAGTACATGTTCTTGGCCGGGTCGTAGCCGTTGAACCACCAGAAGTTCCAGCGAACGCCGTCATCGCCGCGAAGGCCTGGCTCGCAGGGGCGAGGGATGTAGAACTTGGCGTGGCCGTCCAGGTACGACACGTTCATCCCGGAGTCGCGGTTCATCTTGGAATACGGGATACCATTGCCCCAGTCGGGATCGTTGCGAGAAGCATCGATGCCGCCGCCGCCATGGTTGAGGCACCACTCATGGATCCAGATCGTCTGGGTCGGGCGATCCCAGTTGGCGAGCTTGTCCCAGCCCCAGGCGACGGCCATGTACTGCGGGCCGTTGCGCATGGCGTAGGAGAGGTTGGTCGGGTCGTTCGGTTTCTGCAGCGAGCTCGTGCAGTAGAGCATCTGGGTGTTCTTCAGGTAGGGCTGGATGATCCAGCCCCAGCCCTGTCGGCCCGGAGTCTCGGCGGGGTTGAAGCGGCTGTAGTCGAAGTCGCCGTCGCTGGCCCATCCGGCGTTGTAGGCACCACCGCCGCCCGTGAGGCCGTTCGACTTGCGGGTGAGCATGCTCTCGTCGTTGTCCTGAACGTACATCGCCAGGGCGGTGGCGATCTGACGGTTATTGCTCAGACAGACGACGGATCGGGCCTGGTCGCGCGCCTTGGCAAAGACCGGGAACAGAATGGCCGCCAAGATGGCGATGATCGCGATGACGACGAGCAACTCGATGAGCGTGAAGCCCTGCGTTCGACGCATAGGGGTTCTCCTTTCAGACATCACTCCACGAGATAAGATGCACGCGGCTCACTGAAGGCGCGCCGCTAGCCTCCCGGCGCCAGTCCGGGCGGCGCACTGGGCCTTCCCTGGCCTCCGGGCATGGTGCCCGGTCCTCCCATCATGCCGGGAGGCGGTCCACCGGGGCGAGCCCCCGCCGCTGGGCCACCCGGGCCGGACATCATTCCTGCGGGCGGTCCGCCGGGGCGCGCCGGCGGCTCGCCATGTGGGGTCGAGCTGTACATGTAGAAACCGACGATGACCGCCAGAATGGCAACGACGACGACCGCCGCCAGCCACGCGGGCACGGACGGTCCGCCCTTCATTGCCTGCTTAGCCATCAATACCTCCTCTCTGCGCCAGGGGAACTGCGCCCTTCAGTCATGTCTTGTGCTGCGACAGGAGCCCCGCACTACCAGAGTGCAGGAGCACACGGCCACCGGGCAGGCATGGCCGCCGCCTTCTATCAGGTCGAGGAGCATCTCCGCCGCGCGGCGACCCATCTGCTGGAGGGGCTGCTGCACCGTGGTGAGCGGCGGGGAAAGATAAGGAGCCGACAGCGAGTCGTCGAAGCCGACGACGGAGACGTCGTTGGGGATATGCAGCCCGAGCGCGCGCAGTCGCGCCATCGACTCGAGCGCCAGAGAGTAGTCGGTGGCGAACAGCGCCGTGGGCGCTCCCGTCGAGCGCATCAGCGCGTCGAGTTGCGCAGCGGCCCCGGACCCCATCTCGTACTGAAAGGCGGAGTGGACGATCAACTCCTCGCGCGGCTGGACGCCGTTGCACAGGAGAGCCCGGCGGTAGCCGTCGAGCCGATCCACCGAGTTGGTTCGAATGGGCGGCGAGCAGACCAGCGCGATGTCGCGGTGCCCCAGGCGCAGCAGGTACTCCACCACCTGGGAGGCCGCCTCCACGTTGTCGCTATCGACAGTGGGCACCTGCACGCCGGGCCAGCGCGCGCCGCAGACCACCAGGGGAATGCGCCGTGCCATCTCGGCGACCTCGCCCCCGCGCTCGGCGAGCGGCGCCAGCACGAGCAGGCCCTGTCGCGGCTTCGGCTCGAGGCGCAGGCGCGCGCCGGGGGCGCCGGGGCGCAGGAACCGCACGAAGCAGCCGTGCTGGACGACGGCCTCCTGCAGGCCGCTCATCACCGTGCCCATGTAGTAGTTGGCCATGGGCTGCCCGATGGGGCTGGTGTCGACGAGGATCTCGTAGAGGTGGCGTGCCGTCATGTCGGAGGAGCCGCGCCCGTCGCCCTCGCTGCGCACATAGGTGCCGTCTCCGGGAACGCGCACCACGATCCCCTCGCGAGCCAGTTCGGCCAGCGCGCGGCTCATGGTGACCGGGCTCACGCCGAAGTCGCGGGCGAGTTGGCGCTCGCCGGCGAGCTTCTCGCCGACGGGAATCTCTCCGCACTGAACGCGCTCGCGGAGGATCCGCCCGATCTCCAGATATCTGGGCAAGGTCTGTTGGCCGGCAGAACTCCGCATCGAGCCCGCTTCCCTCTTCCTGACACATGGGGAGGGCGGTGCGCAGACGGACGTCAGGGGGAGCGCACACCGCCACCGCGACACGATTGCACTCTAGTGTATCACATAACGCCATAGTGCGCAAGCGCGTATTTCGGCGGCCCAGAGCAGCATCGCCATAGTGCGCGAGGTTCCGGCGCTCCACGTGCGCGCACTGCCCGCTCCGTTTCCACCGTGGCCGCGCTTCCAGGAGTTGCGCGGCGATGCGCTCATCCGGGACGCGACGGCCATGCCGGCTGCCTCGCCTTCGCGCCGGGGGGTCCTCCTTCTGCCTCCTACGGCGTCACCGGCCGGATGCAGGGCTTCCTTCGCCAGTGCGAGCGCATCGCGGTGCCGACCGTGCCGCGGGTCACGATGGAGCAGGCCAGGCAGGTCGCCATGCTCGACTGCCGCCACGACCCCGCGCTCGTTCCCTTTCGTCGAGATTCGACCGCAGATCATCGAGCTCAACAAGGACGCGCAGGCCCTCCTGTGGACGTTCTGTCAACAGTCGGGCCTACCGGACGATCCGGGCCGGGCATCACCCGATTGGCGGCATCG contains:
- a CDS encoding DUF4434 domain-containing protein; the protein is MQLENLSRREFVEAAGAAAMLAWSGEAGATGATRGDADELIRVAPDRWTFETARSHRRFVPFGANLVLTSKEDLNIFGPRYAPDRYERILEACARQGINLLKVFLPIGSLLPDPQQPGEARVAPGYLDNLDSYLALSRKHGIRAVVCLSEWGVSGCRWWQEGGQYYGRQPWRTDAGPDSLDILGAFWTVLATRLRTDPAVFSYTPCAEWSMPNGNMTPPWAPPEAEIGLLQGPIALWYWRHWVLAKYGSMERVNRAWGTAHAAPEEIPIVDYAYDAAARRYKDPDARILDYQNFREWATLRYFRPQLAAIRAVDSNHMVTISNHMRSWNLWEGAARHFLGYTPAEETPYIDYMTLHANYAEGETSNNRPVEKVVPEIEVLARFSHAGRPMPLILEEFTYATPDSRRTARAQEAIVRGTIGHISGWTTWYLQFPEGAEGASTADTPYQMAWLNADLSPTPWGEAARGLAAELARADLARRPARRVVKLERAVELVPKKSGALVTNFTEYDPAQNPTDYEVPHERDLDLRLPGDPDLRPAKLRCAPVISGNLRPYDQALARSEGRAGWEREIAEERAIGFDLLWLSHITPAWSAGAADPVRDLLDVCAGVGTQVILDIGSTPNWYGTLDAAAERKAIGANIAEIARRYGDHPAFFAWYVPHEVYVAWDRMADYLNTVYPALVSACKKAVPDKPVTLSPFFILDRDQVFGQFRYAEPNEYRDYWAKLIRRSGFDVIMLQDSGEHFSYVTNAQRRPFFTAMRDACRAGGARFWANVETAEFECPSIEEYVKRYGRIHHSAVKSAPWRAVPIERLQSKLRLAAEYAERIVAWGYYQFGRPSLGPAAAAWYRDYQRYYRDVTA
- a CDS encoding prepilin-type N-terminal cleavage/methylation domain-containing protein; its protein translation is MRRTQGFTLIELLVVIAIIAILAAILFPVFAKARDQARSVVCLSNNRQIATALAMYVQDNDESMLTRKSNGLTGGGGAYNAGWASDGDFDYSRFNPAETPGRQGWGWIIQPYLKNTQMLYCTSSLQKPNDPTNLSYAMRNGPQYMAVAWGWDKLANWDRPTQTIWIHEWCLNHGGGGIDASRNDPDWGNGIPYSKMNRDSGMNVSYLDGHAKFYIPRPCEPGLRGDDGVRWNFWWFNGYDPAKNMYFMCP
- a CDS encoding GntR family transcriptional regulator, with amino-acid sequence MRSSAGQQTLPRYLEIGRILRERVQCGEIPVGEKLAGERQLARDFGVSPVTMSRALAELAREGIVVRVPGDGTYVRSEGDGRGSSDMTARHLYEILVDTSPIGQPMANYYMGTVMSGLQEAVVQHGCFVRFLRPGAPGARLRLEPKPRQGLLVLAPLAERGGEVAEMARRIPLVVCGARWPGVQVPTVDSDNVEAASQVVEYLLRLGHRDIALVCSPPIRTNSVDRLDGYRRALLCNGVQPREELIVHSAFQYEMGSGAAAQLDALMRSTGAPTALFATDYSLALESMARLRALGLHIPNDVSVVGFDDSLSAPYLSPPLTTVQQPLQQMGRRAAEMLLDLIEGGGHACPVAVCSCTLVVRGSCRSTRHD